The Cryptococcus decagattii chromosome 1, complete sequence genome includes a region encoding these proteins:
- a CDS encoding aconitate hydratase, mitochondrial, which translates to MVSSRYLVRGANSLSRQSVIAKRSMATVQSSIGEKKVEMSNLEKGKYINYQRIEDNLQVVRSRLNRPLTLAEKIVYGHLDNPHEQDIERGVSYLKLRPDRVACQDATAQMAILQFMSAGLPQTAVPTSVHCDHLIQAQVGGKADLARAIDINKEVYDFLATACAKYGIGFWKPGSGIIHQIILENYAVPGLMMIGTDSHTPNAGGLGMVACGVGGADAVDVMADIPWELKAPKVIGVYLDGKMSGWTTPKDVILKVAGILTVKGGTGAIIEYHGPGVESLSCTGMATICNMGAEIGATTSLFPFNHRMSSYLKATNRPAIAQYAEEFNHNLQPDQGCEYDQRIEINLSELEPHINGPFTPDLATPLSKFADEVKRHSWPQELKVGLIGSCTNSSYEDMSRSAHIAREAASHGLTAKSKFTITPGSEQVRATIARDGMVEDFEKVGGIVLANACGPCIGQWDRRDVKKGEANSIITSYNRNFTGRNDANPATHAFVASPDLVTAMIFAGDLTFNPMTDSLKGADGKEFRFSDPSGYELPAKGYDPGENTFQAPPADGTTVSVAVNPSSDRLQLLKPFKPWDGKDIIEAPVLIKAKGKCTTDHISAGGPWLKYRGHLENISQNCLIGAINADNGEANKVLNQETGEYGPVPSVGAYYRDHNIPWVVVGDENYGEGSSREHAALEPRFLGGRAVICRSFARIHETNLKKQGMLPLWFKNPADYDKISGTDKISILDLQNFKPGQDIKVEITHKDGSKEQFLTTSSINEGQWGWFKAGSALNMMAAAAKARAEKQA; encoded by the exons AGGTAGTGAGGTCCAG GCTCAACCGACCGCTCACTCTTGCCGAGAAGATTGTGTACGGCCATTTGGACAACCCTCATGAGCAGGATATTGAGCGTGGTGTCTCTTATCTCAAGCTTCGACCTGAT CGTGTTGCGTGCCAGGATGCCACCGCTCAAATGGCTATCCTTCAGTTCATGTCTGCTGGTCTTCCCCAGACTGCTGTTCCCACTTCCGTCCACTGTGATCACCTTATTCAGGCTCAGGTCGGCGGTAAGGCCGATTTGGCTCGTGCCATTGACATTAACAAGGAGGTTTACGACTTCCTTGCCACTGCCTGTGCCAAGTATGGCATTGGTTTCTGGAAGCCCGGATCTGGTATTAT CCACCAAATTATCCTTGAAAACTACGCCGTGCCTGGTCTTATGATGATCGGTACTGACTCCCACACTCCTAACGCTGGTGGTCTCGGTATGGTTGCTTGCGGTGTTGGTGGTGCCGATGCTGTCGACGTCATGGCCGATATCCCTTGGGAACTTAAGGCCCCCAAGGTTATTGGTGTCTACCTTGACGGTAAGATGAGCGGATGGACTACTCCTAAGG ACGTTATCCTCAAGGTTGCCGGTATCCTCACTGTCAAGGGTGGTACTGGTGCTATCATTGAGTACCACGGTCCTGGTGTCGAGTCTCTCTCTTGTACCGGTATGGCCACTATCTGTAACATGGGAGCTGAAATTGGTGCCACtacctctctcttccccttcaaCCACCGAATGAGCAGCTACCTCAAGGCCACCAACCGTCCTGCCATTGCGCAATACGCCGAGGAGTTTAACCACAACCTTCAACCTGACCAGGGTTGTGAGTATGACCAAAGGATTGAGATCAACCTCTCTGAGCTCGAGCCCCACATCAACGGTCCCTTCACCCCTGACCTTGCCACTCCCCTCTCCAAGTTTGCCGATGAGGTCAAGAGGCACTCTTGGCCTCAAGAGCTCAAGGTCGGTCTCATTGGTTCTTGCACCAACTCTTCTTACGAGGACATGTCTCGATCTGCCCACATTGCTCGGGAGGCCGCTTCCCACGGTCTTACTGCCAAGTCCAAGTTCACCATTACCCCCGGTTCCGAGCAGGTCCGCGCTACCATTGCTCGAGACGGTATGGTCGAAGACTTTGAAAAGGTTGGTGGTATCGTTCTTGCCAACGCTTGTGGCCCTTGTATCGGTCAGTGGGACAGGCGAGATGTCAAGAAGGGCGAGGCCAACTCTA TCATCACCTCCTACAACCGAAACTTCACTGGTCGAAACGATGCCAACCCCGCTACCCATGCGTTTGTTGCCTCCCCTGACCTTGTCACTGCCATGATCTTTGCTGGTGACCTCACTTTCAACCCTATGACTGATTCTCTCAAGGGTGCCGACGGCAAGGAGTTTAGGTTCTCTGACCCCTCTGGCTATGAGCTCCCCGCCAAGGGCTACGACCCCGGAGAGAACACCTTCCAGGCTCCTCCCGCTGACGGCACCACCGTCTCTGTCGCTGTCAACCCTTCTTCTGATCGACTTCAGCTCTTGAAGCCCTTCAAGCCTTGGGACGGCAAGGACATTATCGAGGCTCCTGTTCTTATCAAGGCTAAGGGCAAGTGCACCACTGACCACATCTCTGCTGGTGGTCCCTGGCTCAAGTACCGAGGTCACCTTGAAAACATTTCCC AGAACTGTTTGATCGGTGCCATCAACGCTGACAACGGTGAGGCCAACAAGGTTCTTAACCAGGAGACTGGCGAGTATGGTCCTGTCCCCTCTGTTGGCGCGTACTACCGAGACCACAACATCCCCTGGGTCGTTGTCGGTGACGAGAACTATGGTGAAGGCTCTTCCCGAGAACACGCCGCTCTTGAGCCCCGATTCCTTGGTGGCCGAGCTGTCATTTGCCGATCCTTTGCCCGTATCCACGAGACCAACTTGAAGAAGCAGGGTATGCTTCCTCTTTGGTTCAAGAACCCTGCCGACTATGACAAGATTTCCGGTACCGACAAGATTTCCATTCTTGACCTCCAAAACTTTAAGCCCGGTCAGGACATCAAGGTTGAAATTACGCACAAGGACGGTTCCAAGGAGCAATTCCTTACTACTTCTTCTATCAACGAAGGTCAATGGGGTTGGTTCAAGGCTGGTTCTG CCCTCAACATGATGGCCGCTGCTGCCAAGGCTCGTGCTGAGAAGCAGGCTTAA
- a CDS encoding nuclear distribution protein PAC1, whose translation MPALSDRQKDELHRAILSYLHAAGMHAAYAALLHDAGITDFDPGDASARAHSLTLTQIIDLEARNAALLAELASTARPSASDSASAPFLPRPPPRHTLASHRAPVTRLAFHPTWTVLATASEDTTVKIWDWEGGEMERTVKGHTKAVMDVDFDRTGSLMGKHD comes from the exons ATGCCCGCCCTCTCTGACCGCCAGAAAGATGAGCT CCACCGCGCGATACTGTCATACCTGCACGCAGCGGGGATGCACGCCGCCTACGCCGCCCTCCTCCACGACGCTGGGATCACCGACTTTGACCCCGGGGACGCATCGGCCAGGGCG CACTCGCTCACACTCACCCAGATCATCGACCTCGAGGCCCGCAACGCCGCACTCCTCGCAGAACTCGCTTCCACTGCCCGCCCATCCGCCTCCGACTCCGCCTCCGCCCCATTCCTCCCCAGACCGCCTCCACGCCACACACTCGCCTCACACCGCGCACCCGTCACACGCCTCGCATTCCACCCCACATGGACCGTCCTCGCAACCGCCAGCGAGGACACCACGGTCAAGATCTGGGACTGGGAAGGCGGCGAGATGGAGCGCACAGTCAAGGGCCATACAAAGGCCGTCATGGACGTCGACTTTGACAGGACGGGCAGCCTCATGGGTAAGCACGATTGA
- a CDS encoding nuclear distribution protein PAC1, whose translation MPDGQLVVSASRDKTIRVWQVSSGYCTKTFTGHVEWVREAVPSEDGRWLVSASNDQTSRVWDFFTGETKMVLYGHGHVVECALFAPVNAYPAIRELAGLKPPATNDTRAKSPGVYVATGSRDKTIKLWDALSGQCLRTFVGHDNWIRALVFHPTGKYLLSASDDKTIKVWDLVNGRCTKTIEAHSHFVTSMTWGRALVGGGGAKAGGGMPNGDGIEARRINVLATGSVDQTVKVWTP comes from the exons ATGCCCGATGGCCAACTCGTCGTTTCCGCCAGTCGAGACAAGACAATCAGGGTATGGCAAGTCTCCAGCGG CTACTGTACCAAAACGTTTACGGGACATGTTGAATGGGTGCGGGAAGCCGTCCCTTCAGAAGACGGACGGTGGCTTGTCAGCGCCTCCAACGATCAGACATCACGCGTATGGGACTTTTTCACAGGGGAGACCAAGATGGTTCTTTATGGACACGGCCATGTCGTTGAATGCGCCCTATTCGCTCCCGTCAACGCTTACCCCGCTATCCGGGAATTAGCAGGTTTAAAA CCTCCTGCAACAAACGATACGAGGGCAAAGTCACCAGGTGTCTACGTGGCAACAGGATCGAGAGATAAAACAATCAAACTGTGGGATGCCCTTTCCGGTCAATGTCTACGGACATTT GTTGGCCACGATAACTGGATCCGCGCACTCGTCTTCCACCCAACTGGAAAATACCTCCTCTCCGCCTCGGACGACAAGACCATCAAAGTATGGGACCTTGTGAATGGCCGATGCACAAAAACGATAGAAGCGCATAGTCATTTCGTCACATCCATGACCTGGGGAAGGGCACTCGTCGGCGGTGGCGGTGCAAAAGCAGGAGGGGGCATGCCGAACGGAGACGGCATCGAAGCGAGAAGAATAAACGTTTTGGCGACCGGGTCGGTGGACCAGACCGTCAAG GTCTGGACACCCTAG